The sequence below is a genomic window from Polyangiaceae bacterium.
ACGCTATTCGCAGTGTGCCCACCTTGATGCTGTTCAAGAATGGCGAGCGCACCGCGACCCATACCGGTGCCGTCCCGAAGGCAGCTCTGCTCAAGTTCATCAACGGCGGTTGAGCACGGCGCACGACGCCCTCGACGCCTCCGAGGCGTCGCTTTCTAGGCTGCGTGCCAGATCGGCGCGCAGCCGATTGCGTTTTGTGTGGGGGCTGCGGAGCATCGCTGCGTTCGCCCATCTATTGGTTTTTGCGAGTGCCTGGACGCTCGGATACCGTATCCACGCGGTAATCTGGTTGGGCGTCGCCCTGCCGCTGGGGCTGAGCCGCCTGTGGAACTTGTTCGACGACAAGCAGCGCTCGCGACTGGTGGTTTGGGGCATCGAGCTCGTGTTCGTGCACCTGATCGGCGTGCTGCTTGGGCTCGTGATGCTGCCCCTTGGTGTGCTGATCGCTTGGCGCGCTGGCGTGCTGGCTGCTGCTCCGCTGTCCGCGTACCTCATGGGCAGCGCCATCGCTGCGTACGGAGTGTTCGTTCGTCGCCGATGGTTCGTGGTGAGACAGCTGGACGTCGTATGCAAAGACCTGCCTCAAACCCTCGAGGGCTTTCGCATTGCGCACCTCAGCGACCTGCACATCGGTAGCTTCGATTCCACGCGCGTCGGCCTGCGCTGGGCGGAGCGAGTCAACGCCCTGAAACCGGATTTGGTCGCGGTCACCGGTGACCTGGTCACGAGTGGGACTTGGGGCTATCCGCTTGCCGCCGAGGTGCTTGGTGCCCTTTCCGCACGGCGTGGGGTGTTCGTGATTCTCGGCAACCATGATCAGTGGAACGCAGAGAAGTTCAGGATGGAGCTTGGCGCCCACGACCTCTGCGTCCTGCACAACGCGTGGCGGGCTGTGGACCTTGCTCCCGGAGAGCGTCTAGTGGTCGCCGGACTCGGGGATCCGTACACCCAGACGGCAGATCTCGAGCTAACGCTCGCGGAGCGCCCTGTCGGCTTCACCGTGCTGCTCTCGCACTACCCGAGCTGGGCCGAGCGGGCTGTAGGCCGGGGCGTTGATTTGGTGCTCGCGGGGCACACTCACGGAGGGCAGGTTGGCGTCCCCTTCTTGAGCCGGCGC
It includes:
- a CDS encoding metallophosphoesterase, giving the protein MGVALPLGLSRLWNLFDDKQRSRLVVWGIELVFVHLIGVLLGLVMLPLGVLIAWRAGVLAAAPLSAYLMGSAIAAYGVFVRRRWFVVRQLDVVCKDLPQTLEGFRIAHLSDLHIGSFDSTRVGLRWAERVNALKPDLVAVTGDLVTSGTWGYPLAAEVLGALSARRGVFVILGNHDQWNAEKFRMELGAHDLCVLHNAWRAVDLAPGERLVVAGLGDPYTQTADLELTLAERPVGFTVLLSHYPSWAERAVGRGVDLVLAGHTHGGQVGVPFLSRRFNVARAMGQHSRGLVSLGSMQLHVSAGLGTSGLPIRLGVAPEIVILRLKRAA